The Haloferax volcanii DS2 DNA segment GATGAACGGGTACAGTATCGAAGAGGTTGCGCTCCCGGCGAACGCCCGCATCCTCGCGTTCGGGAAGAAAGACGGGCCGATGGGCATCCCGCTTTTGGACGACTCGCTGGAGACGGGCGACCGCGTGGCCGTCCTCGCGGACTTCGACGTACTCAACGACGTGCGACAACTGCTCGTCGGCGACGAGGTCGTCACCGCGGCGGGGGGTGCGTGACGATGGTCTACGCCTACGTCATGGTCAAGGCCGCGCCCGTCTCCGACGGCATCGACCAGTTGAAACAGGATCTCTTGGCCGTCTCCGACGGCATCGTCAGCGCGCACATCGTCGCCGGCGACGTGGACTTCATCGTGAAAGTCGAGGTGGACTCGCCCGCCGACGTGAAGGGCATCGCCGGTGGCATCCAGTCGGTGGCGGGCATCGAAGACACCCAGACGTACATCGCGATGGACTGAGTCGGCGCGTCGCCACGCGGCGGTCGCCCCGGCCCGACCGACTGTCACCGACTTGTTCTTCAGAATCCTGCGCCGGCGGCGTCTTTCGCGTTCTGAATGAGGCTCGTCACCGGTTCGCCGTAGTCGTAGCCGGGGATGATGCCCTCGACGAACGTACCTTCGACGTAGTCGATGACCGCGCCGGCGTCGTCGACGCCGCGGCGCTCGTTGATGTCGGCAAAGCTCGCCCGAACGACCGCCTCGTCGCCCGCGAGAGTCACGTTGGGGTCGAGGTCGTGGTCGCCGGCGACGACGCCGTTTACGTCTTCGAGGCGGAGTTCGAACGTCTCGTACCAGCCGTCTTCGACCACGGGGGCCACGTCGTCTGCGACCGCCGAGAGCATCGGGACGCGCACCTCCACGTCGAACTCGACGCGGCCGCTGTCCTGCGCCGCGACGCCGACGGTGCCGTCGAACGGCGTCGTCACGGACTCGAAGGTTCGGTCATCGACCCGCTCGAACGACCCGTGGTCGCCGAACGCGCGGCGGACTCGACCGGGGATGTCGTCTTCGCTCATGCCCGGACGAAGGTCCCGACGGGAGAAAAGCCCGTTGCGTCGCGAGCGCTCCCGAATCGCCCGCCT contains these protein-coding regions:
- a CDS encoding Lrp/AsnC ligand binding domain-containing protein, whose protein sequence is MVYAYVMVKAAPVSDGIDQLKQDLLAVSDGIVSAHIVAGDVDFIVKVEVDSPADVKGIAGGIQSVAGIEDTQTYIAMD
- a CDS encoding DUF5813 family protein: MSEDDIPGRVRRAFGDHGSFERVDDRTFESVTTPFDGTVGVAAQDSGRVEFDVEVRVPMLSAVADDVAPVVEDGWYETFELRLEDVNGVVAGDHDLDPNVTLAGDEAVVRASFADINERRGVDDAGAVIDYVEGTFVEGIIPGYDYGEPVTSLIQNAKDAAGAGF